GCTCTTTCCGTCATCAATATCCTCAGCCATTTTATCTACCAGACCACTGACTACCAAATCGACCACTTTCCGATGAACACCACAAAGCTGACTTACTTTGCGACACATCTTTGCAAAATTAACCCTACCGGAACGAACCGATTTTGCTACATACTTTTCGTTTTTGTCTTTGTCAAAACCGAACACTCTTTTTGTTACTACATACTCTAAAGCCATAATCGTTAAAGTTTAAATGGTTAAAAAAATAAAGGTTATCTGTTTGCCATTCGTTTTGTTTGAATGACTCTGCAAAGATATAACAGGCCGTATACTGTCCAGTCCCCTTTTGTCTCCATTACGTCTCCTTTTTGGTACTTACAGGTCATTAGATTCAAGTAATAACACACTAGTTATTAACTAGATATACAAATTAATATTTTTTCATGAATACATCATCAAAGTAATCTCTCATACTAGATCTAAACACCGCCTCATTCTTAAAATATCCTCCTTTATAAAAATGTACCCGTTTATGCAGTAAACAGGCTAAAATAGCCACATGCAATCTATCTATCAAATTCATCAACCTTTTTGATAAAAGGAGCAATTGGAGTAATTTCATTTCCCCAAAGACTAATATCCATATTCAAAGCTATATAGTTCTGTTTCCCGAGACTCTCTCTATCCGTTCTAAAGAAATATCCAGTTTGTTCGGTAGATAAGTTCTCCGAAGTAATTTTGTCAAAAAGATAAAAAGCCATATCATGACAGAAAAATGCTTGGGAACAATATTGTTTACTCTCATATAAATCTCGACAGAAAAAGGTAACATCAGCAGAATCTAAGCAATACATCAACGTAGAAGGTAAAACAACTGTATGCTTAAAAAACTTGTGATAATGACGTCAATCATGCGCATCACATACATGGAGGACATTTTTTTGTCCCCCATGTATATAGAGGCCAAGACTAACTCATGTTATTCCCAAGAAATTACTCATACGGTCAATACACCGTTTCTTTTGATTGAGATTAGGATGAACGTACAGATTAAGTGTCGTTGCCACATTTGAGTGACCGAGTATGACACTGACAGTTTTATAATCACACTGGCTTTCAATACATCGGGTCGCAAATGTATGCCTAAGTCCATGAAAGACCAAGTGGGGAATATCCAATCGTTTTAGCAACCTGCCAAAATAATCACGATAAGAACGAGGCTCTTTAGATTGTATGGAAGTGCCTACCACGTATGGGGATTGAGATTGTTTCCTTACCATTTTCAACGCTTGGAAAAGCTGTTTGGATATAGGAATCTCACGACAAGAATTCTTGGTTTTTGGGGAAGAGTGAACCCTTTCTGTAGATTTCAACTCACAGTTATATATTCTGCCTACAGTATGCTGCACGATGACTGTCTTTTGTGCAAAATCCACATCTTCCCATTTCAAAGCACAAACCTCACCGATTCTCATTCCGGTACAGAGAGCCAACAGTACACCTATATTTTGTGGAGTGGGCTGTTCCAGCAAGTGACGCATCAATATACGCTGATGATTTAATGACAATGTTGGCGGCAGTTTGTTTTCTGTTTGGGTAGGATATTCGATTTCCCATTCTTCAAAATGGAAAATCCCATGCTTATTCCCATATTTGATAACAGATTTGAGCACTGCCACTATATCCCGAACTGTTTTTCTTGCTAATCCGGAAGTACATTTGTCTATCACAAACTGCTGGACATCCTTCTCTGTTATATTTTCCGCAGCGCCAAATCGTGGCAATAGGTGTGTCTGTAACGTAAGCTGATAAGCACATAGGGTGGAATGCTTCACTATCGGACGTTTTGCATCACACCAAATCTCGGAAACTTCGTGAAATGTTTTTTTATTGTTCATATTTTGAGAGAATTAATTGATTTAACTCTCTCAAAATAATACATTTTACCGATTTCCCTTTGAACGGTTATGGGTTTTACAAAGCATCTCACAATTTTCCATGCTGGTTGCCCCTCCCTTGCTCCATGCAGTCACATGGTCGGCATCCATTTCTGAAAGTTTGTAAATACGGGTTTTGTTGGCATTATTCCCCAACGCACAGAGCGGACAATTAGAAATTCCTTGTTTCTCAGCCGCTTCGGTCTGACGCTTGTAAGCAGCCCGCTTGGTTGATTCTTCAAAGATTCGGACGTCAAGCAGTTTCTTATCCTCTTCTCCACCCAGTACATATTCGTAAATATTTCTGGGACACCGCACACTTTCATCCGCTTGCAAGGCTTTTACCCGTTCTGTAACATGGACGGTGCTATAAGGGGTGGTATGGTACGTTTCATACAGCCGTCCCCATTCCAAACCGCACATGTCACGCTCTACCATAGTAAAGGTAGTTGATACCCAGTCAATCACAGAACGGAAATAACCTTCCAATTCTCCCGTGGAAGGCTCGTGACGGTGTATGCTCATATAGGCGTCGATGCTCATCCCCTTACTGTCGCAAATCCACCGGAGGGCTTCCGCCAGATAATCCTGCCGTTTCACATCTCCCTTGATATAATGATTCCATTTCTGTATTTCCGCATTTTGGGAATTACTGAACACCCGCTTGGCTGCATTTACGAACTCGCCCGAATAGATGGCATTGAGCAATTCCTGCTCCTTGAGCGGAATGCCCACAATATTGATAGTCTTAAACCACTCTTTTATTTCCTTTTCTTCACCCTCGCATTCATATACCAGCAGAGAGGATTGCATAATCTTTTGTTGCTGTTCTTCGGGCAATCCCGAGAAATACTGCACGTTATCCGCTTCATTCTTGATGGCGAATTTGCCTGTGATGAACCGGCCGATGGAAGTGATGCGTTGCTGCCCGTCAAGTACTTCAAATCGTCCGTCCACAGTCCGGTTGAAATAGATTAGTCCGATGGGATAGCCTTTTAGCAGGGATTCTATTACCGCTACATCACGTTTCCCATCATTGTAGATGTAATGGCGTTGATACTCGGGTTGGATAGTGAGCCGCCCGTCCAATCCAAACAGACCTTTACCTTCCAATTCGTTGTAGGTAAATCCTTTACAGATGTCTTCGACAGTCCATTCTGTATGCAATGTTGTCTCCATGATATTGATTCACTTTTTAGGATTATTCTTTTGTGTCTTCTTCTTCCGGAGATGAATTGAGCGCAATACCTGTCTTGGCGTTCAGCGGACTGATGACAGCCTTGCCCGTCTTGGCTTCCAACTCCATACGGGCATTGCGGGCAATCTCACCACCGGCTTCCGCCACATCCATGTGTTCCCGAAATGTCTCCGGATTTTTACTTTCAGATATTTCTTTGGTGGAAAGTTCCGCCAACATATTTAGTACCAATTCCTTATTGGTCATATTGTCACGTAAGTTCTCTTTTTTCAGACCTTTGAACTGCTTATATTCCTTGGCGGTCATGTCACTCCAAGTCTGATAAATAATATCGGTCAGCGTAGCAAACTGCACCCCCTCTTGCAATCCGTGCCGCTTCCATTCATCCGTGAGGTCTTTACGAATCTCTATGGATTTGAGACGCTGATTAATCCAATTATCCGAATACCCCAACCGCTTATAGTCCACCAGTGCTTGATTGATAGAGAGTTCGGGGTCTTGCATTTGGTTAAGACGTTCAGTCGCCACTTGTGCCATCCATTGCTTGAACGGTTCTGCTTTGGGCGATGGAATAGACTGAATCAAACGGAGAAGCTGCTGAGTATCTGCGACATCGGTTAAATACATCTTTCCATCAGCCGATCTCATTTTCAGTTGACTACAATTTGTAGTCAACTCACTCCCTTCTTTTTTTAAACGTGTTTTCAAGACACTCCAATACTTACGAGGATTAGGGCTATCGGTTAGGACAGCCACCACATCCACTATGGAAAAGTACCATTTTTCTTCTTTGTCATCCCAAATGGTACGCACTTTCTTGGTTTCAAAAAGCTTGATGGCATTATGCTGAGTCATAATATTATATTTTGTCTTTATTTTTAAGTTAAAATCTTAGGGATAACCGATAGGCAAAACACATCTTGCTTAAGAACCAAGAAATACACGAATGTTGACAGCCAAAATACAACGACTTGAATGCGAGAAGCGTTATTAAAGATGGCAGAAGATATATTCCTATGTATGCCCGATTACTCATCCGTAAATTATAATCTGATATGTCTGATAAGTACTCTTGCATATACTTGGGTGTAATACTTTCCGTCAACTATATAATAAGTCTCATTTTGAGGAACTTTAGAATGAAGCAATACCGCTCCATCATTAAGTTTCGTCACTTTGGATTCTTTCCCATGGTGGTCTATTTGAATTTGCTCGGGATAAATCTTAGAAGCTATTCCATACCAAGTTTTAGTTATCCCTAAGATTTTAAATTGCTCCGGACAATATTTAATCAGAAATGAGATAGGAACTCCCATCACTCCTTCATAATCTGACGGAATGGCATCCGTAAAAGGTACTTCAATGGCATCATAATTATCGTAGCGGTCATAGGCAGCTTTGCCTTTCAGTTCCTTATGTTTGGAAAAGCGGAGGTTGTCTGCCATGCTCATCAGTGACAATGGCTCGTGACGACGACCATGTTCAATACTGGTAAACCAACATGAATTGCCCAATCTGGTATAATTGCCTACATATCCTAATCTTGCAGCTTTAGCCCTGTCTTTCTCATCCACTTTAGCTCCTTCAGGAACACCAAAAACCATATCATTTCCATTTCCTGTAGCACCTAACCAAACTTTGTTATCTTTTATCAGTGGAAAGACCTCTTTATAAGTGATTGCATTCATATTACCTATTACAGCAAATTTCTTCCCGGCTTCCACAATCCAAGCCAAGAATTCACGAAACAGGGAGAATGGCGGATTGGTGATGATAAAATCCGCTTCATTGCGAAGCTCGGTAACTTCTTTGCTTCGGAAATCTCCGTCACCTTCCATATACTTCCACTCAAGGTCATCAATATTGATACGTCCGTCCCCACTTTTGTCTCGTTCCAAGATGAATATCTTACCTTTCACCTGTGCCTTGGACGGGTCGAACTGAGGTGCTTCTTGCTCAAACAAAGAGGGCTGATAAGGCGTTTTGTATTTTTTGCTATCCGGCGCATAGCTCGTAGAAATCAGTTTTTTCAAGCCCAACTCATCGAATTTGGCAGCAAAGTATCGGGTAAAGTTGCTCCATTCTGGATCATCACAAGGAAGAAGCACAATCTTTCCTCGAAACACATCGGGGTCATATTCAAGATAGGCGTTCATTTCAATCTCTATGTCATGAAATTGCGTATAGAACTCATCATTCTTAGCCGCCTTAGCTTCTTTTAGATTAGTATTTGCCATATGTCTGTTTTTTTATTTCGTTAGGTACAAAAGTGTACGCACATCCACATTCAGTATTTCCGCTATCCTGTATAGTACGGTTATAGGCGGTTACACTCTGTTCGTAGCGTATAGATTGACCATGTTAAAACCTTTACCAAGCCGTTTAGCCAATTCAGTTTGACTAATACCCGCCTCAATCAATGTTTCTTTTATCCGATTCATTGCGACATCTTCTTTAACTTGTCACAAAGGTATATAATTTTATTGGGTAAACCACTGTGCTCTTAAAAGAAAGTATTTCGTTAATGGCTTATCCAAAGCTATTTTGGAAAATTCTATTTGTTTTTTCGCCAGCTGATTTTATAAAACTGCCACCGATAGTTCGTACTTTCGAAAAAAATCCCTATATTTGTAAATGAAAGAGTTATTTGACAGCATAGCAACGCAAAACGCTGAAATTCGTACAGTTGCAAACTCGTTACCGCTACTTCTCAAATAATTCGCTAAAAGTTTATTTCTCAATCGGTTAAGTCTAACTGACAAAAATCTAAAATAGATAATACAAATTCTTCGATTGCATCCGTAAAATAATTATGTGAATGCCCCCCAAAACCCTAGAATAATATTATGATTGCCAATATAAAGAATATCTTGTATTCTTTTTTCATACGAACGACTGTCCCCAAAAGTTACTTTATAAAATGACAAATAAAAAGAATCTATGCTTTCCCATTCATCTTCTATTGAAAATAGTTTATCATTTGTGCAAAAACCATTCTTAAGTTTATAATAAAAACCTTCATCGTTTATTATAAACGGGTCGACAGTTTATTATAAACTTTCATATAGCATTTAAGCACTTCCGGACCGAATTTATGCAACAAAAAAGGCTGCAAAACTCCTAAAAGTTTGCAGCCTTAAGCTCTTTGTCGGGTTATTTATACCCTAATCCTCATAAGGATCACCTAGATGTTTTGTTATAATCTTATACTGTTTCATCGTCAGATAGCGATGATTGTAGGGCAGATACCCTGTCGGCATAAGTTCTTTGACCAACGGGTTACAACCTTTAATCCATCGGCTGAGACAACGTACCGCGTTCTTGCTGGTAGTACACCCGGGGAAGTACATCACGGCAAGTTCGGCAAAAGCTAAGATTCTTCTCATTTCACTTTTAAGTTTTAAATTGTAGTTTTATTGTTGTTATTATACCTACAAAGATACAACATAAAAAAGCGTTTGTCAAGTCATTCGGGCTGTTGAAAAATTAACAAAATAGAAAATACTACCACAACAATATGATTATTAGTTATTTATCTGCTTTCAGATTCGACCGGTTCGAAAATCGTCGAACTACTTCCGACAAACCTAAAATTATCTTCCGAAAAAGTGGTATAGAAGTACATCGTGTCCGATAACAGTAAAAATCAGTGAAAGAATTTAAAAGAGAAACAAATGCAACAGAATTATTTGGAAGAAATACAATGAAGGCTTACATTTGTCATGTGATTTTTTTCATAGTATTAGATTTAAGGTTAACAAAGGTTGGAGCAAAGCGTTGCTCCTTTTTTTATGTTTATGATAAACTAAGCTAATAATTGATACATTCCTCCCACCAATACACGAATTACACCTTTCATTTCAAGTTCGAAAAGAATTGCATTCATTTTCTGTACAGGAATATCTGCTTCAACAACTAATGTATTAATCTGTAAATCTCCTTGTTTCTCCAGAATATCAACCACCTTTTGCTCGTCCTCGGATAAGTCAAGGAAAAGACTGCGTTGCACATTTTCCACTTTCGCCGGATGAGCAGCAATATCCCAACCCATTGCCGATACAAAATCTTCTGCCGAAAGAAGTAAAGAAGCCTTATTATCCCGAATCAGTTGGTTACAGCCTTTGGAATATTCATCATTCAGGCGTCCCGGGAAAGCAAAGCAGTCCCGGTGATAGCCTTCGGCAAGTTCGGCAGTGATTAACGAACCACCCTTCTCGGCAGACTCAATAACAATTGTAGCGTCACACATACCGGCAACGATACGGTTGCGGCTGACAAAGTTATGGCGGTCGGGATTCGTTCCGGTCAAGAATTCAGTTAACAGCCCACCATTATCAAGCATATCAATAGCTGTCTTTCGATGCACATAGGGATAGATGCGATCCAAGCCATGGGCAAGAACTCCTACCGTAGAAAGCTGATTGGCTAATGCTGCACGATGAGCGTTTATATCGATTCCATAAGCCAAGCCACTGACTACCAAGATATCAGGGCACAGTACTTTCAGATCGTGCAAAAAAGAAGCACAGATACGGGTTCCATAATCAGTGGCATGACGAGTACCTACCATATTAACGACACGGAGGGCATTCAAATCTGTATTTCCTTTGAAGAAAAGAACAACGGGAGCATCCTCACACTCTCTCAATCGGGAAGGATACTCCTCGTCGGTTATGGTCAGGCAACGAATATTATTCTTCTGAACAAAATCAAATTCCTGCTTCGCACGGTCAATGGCTTGCGGGCAATCCAACGCATTCACTACACGCCGACTTATTCCCGAAACACATTCAAGAAGTGCCTCGCGATTATGGAATATGAACCCGGCACTTCCCGCCTCGTCCATCAAATGTTTCGCTCCAATATGCCCGATACCAGGCACCATTGTCAAAGCAATACTATAAATTTGTTCTTCTTCGGAGCTATTCATTTCAGGTAAGGTGCAAAGACGTTATCAAACAATTCGCTGTCACTCAAACGTCCATTTACTACACATACCGTTTCAACAGTGGATTTCACTACTACTTTATTATCACTTTTCCGGAAAATATCCTGATAAAACACATACTTAATGCCTTCTTTCTTCATATATAGCTTGGATACAAATTCATCTCCACTCTTCAACGGAGTTTTGAAAGCCATATTGATGCGTGCTACTACGGGATCGACTCCCTGCTCATGAAGCGCTGCAAAGCTAACGCCGACCGAGGTCAGAAATTCATGCCGGGTATGTTCCAGATAATGCTGATAGTTGGCATTATTGACAATACCTTGAAGGTCGCATTCATAATCACGCACCTTCATTTCCAATTCATAGATATAGTTCATTTATCGTGAATTAAAGATTAGAGAATAATGACCGGAGCTAGCCTCTTTTCTGTTCGATATCCAGCCCTTTAAACTTTTTCAGTTCTTCGGTAGATACCAGTTTATACAGTTTGTCACTCGGACGTATCTTATCCGACTTCATAGAGAAATGCTGCCCTTTCTTTACGGTCTGCACCGGTTCCAGATCAACACGCGCTTCATCCAATGTCATAAAAACAGCGCCGGTAGTCGGTCCTGTAATCAACAGTTTGTCGCCTACGCTAACCTCGGCAGCTTCAACCAAAAACTCGGAGACTCCGATGTTAGAAAAGTATTTGATCCCTTTTCCCACGTAAATCTTACGTTCCGTTGCCGCCGATCCATAATTGCGGGTCCATTCTCCCAAACGCTGTCCGAGATAGTAGCCGTCCCAGAAACCACGGTTGAAAACGGTCTTCAGGCGTTCATCCCATGCTGCAATCTTTTCATCAGTAAAGGTATCTTCCAGATAGGCTTTGATAGCTTCTTTGTAGCATTCCACCACTGTGCGCACATACTCAGGTCCACGGGCACGACCTTCAATCTTGAACACACGCACACCTGCATCCAACATCTTATTCATAAAATGAATAGTTTTCAGGTCTTTCGGCGACATGATATATTCGTTATCAATATCCAATTCCACATCCGTTTCCTTATCACGAACGGTATAAGAACGACGACACACCTGCATACAAGCACCCCGGTTGGCAGAATGGTTCATCTCATGCAAAGAAAGATAGCATTTACCCGAAACAGCCATACAGAGCGCACCATGACAGAACATTTCAATACGAAGCTGTTCGCCACTCGGACCGCAGATATGTTCTTCCTGTATCTGCCGGTAAATCTCCGCTACCTGTTCCAGATTCAATTCACGGGCCAGTACCACTACATCAGCAAACCGGGCATAGAATTTCAACGCTTCTGCATTGGAGATATTCAGCTGGGTGGAAAGATGCACCTCCTGCCCTATCCGGCGGGCATAGTCCATCACTGCAACATCAGCCGCAATCACAGCCGAAATTCCCGCTTCCTTAGCCGCATCGACAATCGTATGCATTAAAGGAATATCTTTATCATAGATAATAGTATTCACCGTCAGGTAGCTTTTCATCCCGTGCTCATCGCACGTGCGGGCTATTTCCCGCAAGTCATCAATCGTGAACGTATTAGCCGAACGGGCACGCATATTCAAGTTTTCTATACCGAAATAGATAGAATCGGCACCTGCCTGAATGGCCGCAGCTAGAGATTCGCGCGAACCTACAGGAGCCATAATTTCAAAATCTTTCAAACTAAGACTCATAGAATATATACTTATTTGTATCAGTTAAGCAAATGAATGCGTACAAAGGTAGGCTTTTTTCCGTATTTTTGCAGCGAAAAGAAGAAGTTACTTCAATCATAAACAGCAAATAACAAAATCGTATATGAAGATTAACCATATAGACTTGGGAAAACATCCTATCCTGCTTGCTCCCATGGAAGACGTGACCGACCCGGCTTTCCGCCTGATGTGCAAAAAGTTCGGAGCGGACATGGTATATACTGAATTTGTATCGAGTGACGCACTGATACGTGCTGTCAGCAAGACAGCGCAGAAGTTAAACATCAGTGATGAAGAACGTCCCGTCGCTATTCAGATATACGGCAAAGATACGGAAACCATGGTGGAAGCCGCAAAGATTGTGGAACAGGCACAGCCTGATATTTTGGATATTAACTTCGGATGCCCGGTGAAAAGAGTGGCCGGAAAGGGTGCCGGAGCAGGAATGTTGCAGAATATCCCTCAAATGCTGGAAATTACCCGTGCTGTAGTGGATGCGGTAAAAATCCCCGTAACGGTGAAAACCCGTCTGGGGTGGGACGCCAACAACAAAATTATCGTAGAGCTGGCAGAACAGTTACAGGATTGCGGTATTGCCGCATTAACCATACACGGTCGTACCCGTGCACAAATGTACACCGGAGAAGCAGACTGGACGCTGATAGGAGAAGTAAAAAATAATCCGCGGATGCATATCCCGATCATCGGCAACGGGGATGTGACAACGCCTCAACGCTGCAAGGAGTGTTTCGACCGTTATGGAGTGGACGCTGTTATGATAGGCCGTGCCAGCTTCGGCCGTCCATGGATATTTAAAGAGATGAAGCATTATCTGGAGACAGGCGAGGAACTGCCGCCACTAAGTTTTGAATGGTGCATGGAAGTCCTCCGCCAGGAAGTGATTGACAGTGTAAACTTACTCGACGAACGCAAAGGTATCTTGCACGTACGCCGTCACTTGGCTGCAAGCCCGTTATTCAAAGGAATCCCTAATTTCCGTGACACCCGCATCGCTATGTTACGTGCCGAGACCAAAGAGGAGCTGTTTCAGATATTTAATGAAATACTCACCAACAGAGAAAGTAGCCCGAAAAATTAAATACGATATTTATAGCATTGCATCCTTGAAGATAGTATTATGGAGCAATGCTATTTTATTTGAACATCGGTTGCGCAAACCACTTTTTAAACATCCAAGTTACCATCACATACAACAGGAATGCGGAGAAAAAGCCTACAATAGCATCAATGACATAATGAGCCTGAATATATACAGTAGCTCCACAAAGCAGCATATAGAAAGGTATCAGGCAAGCAAACAGCTTCTTACTGCCCCGCCATGCCATAATCATCAGAATGGTAGAAATGCCGACATGCGAACTTGGAAATGCGGCCGTAGGCCGTTCGCCCACTTGTTGGGAGCCTTCCACTAAACTATAAAAGAACCCATGCTGATAGCCCGGACCGGGAAGCAATTCCTGATGATGATTGAAATAATCACCGATAGCCGGGAAAATTCCTTTAGAAACATTATCAAATCCAATGGCAGGAAAATAGAATTGAGGTCCTGCAACAGGTACGAATATATATATCAGATAATAGATAAAGAAGGAAGTGACAAGCACAAAAGACATCTTTTCAAACCACTCGAACCTATAAATGAAATAGAATAACGC
The nucleotide sequence above comes from Bacteroides caccae. Encoded proteins:
- a CDS encoding tyrosine-type recombinase/integrase, with product MNNKKTFHEVSEIWCDAKRPIVKHSTLCAYQLTLQTHLLPRFGAAENITEKDVQQFVIDKCTSGLARKTVRDIVAVLKSVIKYGNKHGIFHFEEWEIEYPTQTENKLPPTLSLNHQRILMRHLLEQPTPQNIGVLLALCTGMRIGEVCALKWEDVDFAQKTVIVQHTVGRIYNCELKSTERVHSSPKTKNSCREIPISKQLFQALKMVRKQSQSPYVVGTSIQSKEPRSYRDYFGRLLKRLDIPHLVFHGLRHTFATRCIESQCDYKTVSVILGHSNVATTLNLYVHPNLNQKKRCIDRMSNFLGIT
- a CDS encoding HNH endonuclease family protein; translated protein: METTLHTEWTVEDICKGFTYNELEGKGLFGLDGRLTIQPEYQRHYIYNDGKRDVAVIESLLKGYPIGLIYFNRTVDGRFEVLDGQQRITSIGRFITGKFAIKNEADNVQYFSGLPEEQQQKIMQSSLLVYECEGEEKEIKEWFKTINIVGIPLKEQELLNAIYSGEFVNAAKRVFSNSQNAEIQKWNHYIKGDVKRQDYLAEALRWICDSKGMSIDAYMSIHRHEPSTGELEGYFRSVIDWVSTTFTMVERDMCGLEWGRLYETYHTTPYSTVHVTERVKALQADESVRCPRNIYEYVLGGEEDKKLLDVRIFEESTKRAAYKRQTEAAEKQGISNCPLCALGNNANKTRIYKLSEMDADHVTAWSKGGATSMENCEMLCKTHNRSKGNR
- a CDS encoding BRO-N domain-containing protein: MTQHNAIKLFETKKVRTIWDDKEEKWYFSIVDVVAVLTDSPNPRKYWSVLKTRLKKEGSELTTNCSQLKMRSADGKMYLTDVADTQQLLRLIQSIPSPKAEPFKQWMAQVATERLNQMQDPELSINQALVDYKRLGYSDNWINQRLKSIEIRKDLTDEWKRHGLQEGVQFATLTDIIYQTWSDMTAKEYKQFKGLKKENLRDNMTNKELVLNMLAELSTKEISESKNPETFREHMDVAEAGGEIARNARMELEAKTGKAVISPLNAKTGIALNSSPEEEDTKE
- a CDS encoding adenine-specific methyltransferase EcoRI family protein, whose amino-acid sequence is MANTNLKEAKAAKNDEFYTQFHDIEIEMNAYLEYDPDVFRGKIVLLPCDDPEWSNFTRYFAAKFDELGLKKLISTSYAPDSKKYKTPYQPSLFEQEAPQFDPSKAQVKGKIFILERDKSGDGRINIDDLEWKYMEGDGDFRSKEVTELRNEADFIITNPPFSLFREFLAWIVEAGKKFAVIGNMNAITYKEVFPLIKDNKVWLGATGNGNDMVFGVPEGAKVDEKDRAKAARLGYVGNYTRLGNSCWFTSIEHGRRHEPLSLMSMADNLRFSKHKELKGKAAYDRYDNYDAIEVPFTDAIPSDYEGVMGVPISFLIKYCPEQFKILGITKTWYGIASKIYPEQIQIDHHGKESKVTKLNDGAVLLHSKVPQNETYYIVDGKYYTQVYARVLIRHIRL
- a CDS encoding DUF4248 domain-containing protein gives rise to the protein MRRILAFAELAVMYFPGCTTSKNAVRCLSRWIKGCNPLVKELMPTGYLPYNHRYLTMKQYKIITKHLGDPYED
- the dprA gene encoding DNA-processing protein DprA; its protein translation is MNSSEEEQIYSIALTMVPGIGHIGAKHLMDEAGSAGFIFHNREALLECVSGISRRVVNALDCPQAIDRAKQEFDFVQKNNIRCLTITDEEYPSRLRECEDAPVVLFFKGNTDLNALRVVNMVGTRHATDYGTRICASFLHDLKVLCPDILVVSGLAYGIDINAHRAALANQLSTVGVLAHGLDRIYPYVHRKTAIDMLDNGGLLTEFLTGTNPDRHNFVSRNRIVAGMCDATIVIESAEKGGSLITAELAEGYHRDCFAFPGRLNDEYSKGCNQLIRDNKASLLLSAEDFVSAMGWDIAAHPAKVENVQRSLFLDLSEDEQKVVDILEKQGDLQINTLVVEADIPVQKMNAILFELEMKGVIRVLVGGMYQLLA
- a CDS encoding acyl-CoA thioesterase, which codes for MNYIYELEMKVRDYECDLQGIVNNANYQHYLEHTRHEFLTSVGVSFAALHEQGVDPVVARINMAFKTPLKSGDEFVSKLYMKKEGIKYVFYQDIFRKSDNKVVVKSTVETVCVVNGRLSDSELFDNVFAPYLK
- a CDS encoding peptidase U32 family protein, yielding MSLSLKDFEIMAPVGSRESLAAAIQAGADSIYFGIENLNMRARSANTFTIDDLREIARTCDEHGMKSYLTVNTIIYDKDIPLMHTIVDAAKEAGISAVIAADVAVMDYARRIGQEVHLSTQLNISNAEALKFYARFADVVVLARELNLEQVAEIYRQIQEEHICGPSGEQLRIEMFCHGALCMAVSGKCYLSLHEMNHSANRGACMQVCRRSYTVRDKETDVELDIDNEYIMSPKDLKTIHFMNKMLDAGVRVFKIEGRARGPEYVRTVVECYKEAIKAYLEDTFTDEKIAAWDERLKTVFNRGFWDGYYLGQRLGEWTRNYGSAATERKIYVGKGIKYFSNIGVSEFLVEAAEVSVGDKLLITGPTTGAVFMTLDEARVDLEPVQTVKKGQHFSMKSDKIRPSDKLYKLVSTEELKKFKGLDIEQKRG
- the dusB gene encoding tRNA dihydrouridine synthase DusB, which encodes MKINHIDLGKHPILLAPMEDVTDPAFRLMCKKFGADMVYTEFVSSDALIRAVSKTAQKLNISDEERPVAIQIYGKDTETMVEAAKIVEQAQPDILDINFGCPVKRVAGKGAGAGMLQNIPQMLEITRAVVDAVKIPVTVKTRLGWDANNKIIVELAEQLQDCGIAALTIHGRTRAQMYTGEADWTLIGEVKNNPRMHIPIIGNGDVTTPQRCKECFDRYGVDAVMIGRASFGRPWIFKEMKHYLETGEELPPLSFEWCMEVLRQEVIDSVNLLDERKGILHVRRHLAASPLFKGIPNFRDTRIAMLRAETKEELFQIFNEILTNRESSPKN
- a CDS encoding phosphatase PAP2 family protein, producing MALDLFKRVETRKGLFAVEKITLIYNLLTSILILFLFQRMDHPWHMLLDRAMIAAMTFLLMYLYRLAPCKFSAFVRIVIQMSLLSYWYPDTFEFNRFFPNLDHVFAITEQFIFNGQPAIWFCHTFPHLLVSEAFNMGYFFYYPMMLIVALFYFIYRFEWFEKMSFVLVTSFFIYYLIYIFVPVAGPQFYFPAIGFDNVSKGIFPAIGDYFNHHQELLPGPGYQHGFFYSLVEGSQQVGERPTAAFPSSHVGISTILMIMAWRGSKKLFACLIPFYMLLCGATVYIQAHYVIDAIVGFFSAFLLYVMVTWMFKKWFAQPMFK